In bacterium, the following proteins share a genomic window:
- a CDS encoding biopolymer transporter ExbD, with the protein MKITRTTNSGPFIPTSSMGDIAFLLLIFFMVTTIFRQENGLPVELPRAEAGEEVNRELVSNVYINRTG; encoded by the coding sequence ATGAAGATCACGCGAACGACCAACTCGGGTCCGTTCATCCCGACCTCGTCGATGGGGGACATTGCGTTCCTCCTGCTCATCTTCTTCATGGTGACGACCATCTTCCGCCAGGAGAACGGCCTGCCGGTGGAGTTGCCGCGCGCCGAAGCCGGCGAAGAGGTCAACCGGGAGCTCGTGTCGAACGTCTACATCAACCGGACCGGTTAG
- a CDS encoding biopolymer transporter ExbD — protein sequence MRKKKKAPIGELRLDSTADVAFLLLIFFIVTTIFAAEQGLTLVLPGKQKNVDDKIVIKESNIATIYVDETNHITLDRRAIEINHIKAQIEDRILGNPKLVVLLKIHPEADYGRMVACLDELKMAKATKVSLKTAEE from the coding sequence ATGCGCAAGAAGAAGAAAGCTCCGATCGGCGAGTTGCGCCTGGACTCGACCGCCGACGTGGCCTTTCTTCTGCTGATCTTCTTCATCGTGACCACGATCTTCGCGGCCGAGCAGGGCCTGACCCTTGTCCTGCCCGGCAAGCAGAAGAACGTGGACGACAAGATCGTCATCAAGGAGAGCAACATCGCCACGATCTACGTGGACGAGACCAATCACATCACGCTCGACCGCAGGGCCATCGAGATCAACCACATCAAGGCGCAGATCGAGGATCGGATCCTCGGTAATCCGAAGCTCGTGGTGCTGCTGAAGATCCATCCCGAGGCCGACTACGGCAGGATGGTGGCCTGCCTGGACGAACTCAAGATGGCCAAGGCGACCAAGGTCTCGCTGAAGACCGCTGAAGAGTAG
- a CDS encoding MotA/TolQ/ExbB proton channel family protein encodes MGVVDRSPLGKTGVGKLFVAGGVFMWWILLVALAGFIVIVERLWTLNRARVNTRRLLGTVITTLRNDGVQAAAEECQKVRGPIAAILYSGLQKADRGRDSVEKAISTAGTIEMSFLERGMVWVSSVTTLAPLLGFLGTVSGMINAFEAIAASEQVNAKLVASGISEALITTAAGLIVAVPATVAYNYFVGAIDRFVIEMEETSSELIEELERRNG; translated from the coding sequence ATGGGCGTGGTGGACCGCTCCCCGCTGGGCAAGACCGGCGTCGGCAAGTTGTTCGTTGCCGGCGGCGTCTTCATGTGGTGGATCCTCCTGGTCGCGCTGGCAGGATTCATTGTCATCGTGGAGCGCCTGTGGACGCTGAACCGCGCCCGCGTGAACACTCGCCGACTGCTGGGCACGGTCATCACGACCCTGCGCAACGACGGCGTGCAGGCTGCGGCAGAAGAATGCCAGAAGGTGCGCGGCCCCATCGCCGCCATCCTCTACTCGGGTCTGCAGAAGGCCGACCGCGGCCGCGACTCGGTCGAGAAGGCGATCAGTACCGCCGGCACCATCGAGATGTCTTTCCTCGAGCGCGGCATGGTGTGGGTGTCGTCGGTGACTACGCTGGCCCCGCTGCTGGGCTTCCTGGGTACGGTGTCCGGTATGATCAACGCCTTCGAGGCCATTGCGGCTTCGGAGCAGGTGAACGCCAAGCTGGTGGCCTCCGGTATCTCGGAAGCGCTCATCACGACAGCAGCCGGCCTGATCGTGGCCGTACCTGCGACCGTGGCGTACAACTACTTCGTCGGCGCCATCGACCGCTTCGTCATCGAGATGGAAGAGACGAGCTCGGAGCTCATCGAAGAGCTCGAGCGGCGCAACGGCTGA